In Nitrospinota bacterium, the genomic stretch TTCCAGCCCGTGCGGACAGGCAGGAAAGCCTGTCCTACTAAAACAAAAGACGCGTCTTTGAATTGGCGATTCGGCGTCGTTGTCAATTTTTAGAGATGCCCTAATGTCCTTTGCTATGAATAACGTTACAAATCCCCCCAGCCCCCTTTCAGAAGAGACCTTTGCAAAACCCGTCATTGCAAGAAGCCAACGGCGACGAAGCAATCCAGAACACCTGGATCGCCGCGCCGCTTTGCGGCTCGCGATGACGTAGAGGATATGCTCGGAGTAAACTCCATGAAAATTTTCAACTTACGCAAAGGTCTCCTTCCAGAAGGGGGAGCCTCTTTATCCCCCCTTTGCAGAGGAAGATTTCAAACCGCTTTTAATTCCTGCTCGTAAATCGCGATCAATTGCCTGGCAGTGGCATCCCAGGAAAACTGTTGCCGCGCGCCCTCCCGCCCCTGCTCGGTCATGCGGTTACTATTCCCAGCATCTGCAAGCGCGGTTAAGATGGCTGAAGCCAATGCTTGCGGGTCTTGAGGTGGTACCAGCGTTCCCGTCACGCCGTCTTCGACGATCTCAGGCAAAGCCCCCGCAGAGGTGGCGATGACCGGCAGCCCCGAGCCCAGAGCTTCCGCCACCGAAAGACCAAACGTTTCAATGCGGGACGGAAAGATTCCGATCCGCGCCGTCGCCGCAAGGTCTTGGATGTATTCTATGGATCGCCACCCCGGCATCACAACTCTCGGAATGAGGCCCAGCTTCCGCACCTGCTGTTTGTATGCCTCCAGACGATGTCCCTCGCCAACCAGGGTCAATTTCACATCGGGAATTTTTTTTGCGACGATTTGCAGAGCTTGAAGCAATTCCGGGATGCCCTTTTCATCCTCCATGCGCCCCCAGAAAACAAGTTCCGGTTTATCCGTCGGCGCTCGCTCGACATCAAACCACGAGGGGTCGATGCCGGCTGAAATCACCTCAACGCGATCCTGCCAGCGTTTTCCCAAGCCATCGAGGACCCGGTTTTTGGAAAACTGACTGAAAGTGAATATTTTTTTCGCACGGCGAGCGGCGGAGCGCAAAAGAAGCGGATTTATGGTTTTTAGAAAAGACAGGGGACGCAAGAGGGCGCGAAGTATTCCCATCGCCGGGATAGTCGGCGCGTGACTGGTAAAAAGTGGAACCGCTCCGGTCCTCCGGCAAATACAGGAAGCAAAAAACGATTCCTCGGCGTTGCCGTGAACAATGTCAAACCGTTCCCGCCGCATCAGCCGGTTGAGCGCAAAGGCAAAGGAAAAAATGTCCAGATTGATGGTGGCGACGTTGAATCTGCGGGCCCAGTGAATTTTGTAAGGGACATCCGGCTCAATTTTTTCTCCCGGCTCTCTGGAATAAAGGACATGCACCTCGCAACCCTGCCGTTGCAGGGCGCAGGCGAGTTGATGCACGGCGATCTGGCCGCCGCCTTTAAACCGCGACCAGGGTGAGGAGTATATGGTGAGGCAGATTTTTAAGATGGGAACATCTCCGGGTGATGGTCTGATGCTCTGTTAGGGTGGAACTCATTCGATTGAAAAGCAAAGGAACTTGACAATACCATCAGTACTTTTTTTGTCATCTAATTGGAGTAATTTTATTCCAAACCCCTTTGATGTCTGATTTGTGCATGAAGCTAGAAGGTTATCTGCGGTGATTTGAACAAAGTATTCGGCTTCGATCGGTTCGAGGAACGAAACAAAGTAATCACCCACTCCAGTGTCGGTAATGCTACTAACCCCATTCCCAACTATTTCGTATTTGAAAGGATCGAAAGCTCCCGCACAGATAATCCGAGAGTTAAACTTATTTTTAGCTTCAACCTCATTTTGGTTCTTATTGACTGGCTCCGAAAGAACGGTGAGCGCATTCCGACCCGGAATTTCTGACGCGACTGCCCGCGCCATCAAAGACATCCAGTCCCGACCGCTAAGTTTTGAATAAGCTTCTACTAAACCTTTTAAATCAATTTTAATCAGGGCAGAAATCCTTAGTTAACATTTATGAGTGGTACCGAAATTTTAACCTGATATCCCTAGACCATTATCTCTTTTCAGCGCAGGGGACGCACAGAACGTTTTCCGGCATGGCCTTGATGCGGCCCAGGGGGATGGGGTTTTCGCCGCGGATGCAGATGCCGAAATCTGGATGATCCACTTTCCCCAATGCGGTCTCCAGTTTTACCAGTTTTGTTCGGGCTGAGTGCAACGACGCTTCCGAGACGCCTTTACTGCTGATCGCCTCCATACGGGTGAGACGGCCAATGGCGTCATCTGGCGGCACGGGCCTGGAGGTTATTTCGAGGCTTTTGATCAAATGCTTTTGCGCTTCGATTTCATCGACGATTTCACGTTTCAGTTCCTGGCGTTCTTCCGGGCTCATGCCCGCATCATAGCATTATGGAGTTGCCAGTCAAACCTAAGCCAACGGAGAACGTTGCAGAGATTTAAGAGCCATCAGGGCCTCCACCCGCTTTTCAGTGGAAGGATGCGTGCTGAACAAGGCCATCATCCCCTTACCTGTCAACGGGTTGACGATGAACATATGGGCGGTTGCGGGTTCGGCGTGCATGGGAATCCGCTGAGCGGATCGCTCCAGTTTCATGAGCGCGCTGGCCAGAGGTTCGGGTGATCCCGTCAATATCGCGCCCGTGTGATCGGCTTTATATTCCCTGGTGCGTGAGATGGCCATTTGTACGAGAAGAGCGGCGATGGGCGCCAGGATCATCGTCAGGATCATGAAAATCGGGTTTCCCCCGTTTCCATCGCGGCGGCCGCCGCCAAAAAGCATCCCCCATTGCGCCATGTTTGCCAGCATGCTGATCGCGCCGGCCATCGTGGCGGCGATCGTTCCTATGAGAATATCGCGGTTTTTAACGTGACTGATCTCATGCGCCAGCACCCCTTCCAGTTCATCGTGATCCAGAATACGAGTGATGCCGTCGGTGACGGCAATGGCGGCGTGTTCCGGATTGCGTCCGGTGGCGAAGGCGTTGGGTTGATCGGAGGGAATGATGTAAACCCTCGGCACTGGAATTTCCGCGCGCCGGGAAAGCTCCCGGACCATCTGAAACAGTTCCGGCGCGTCGTGTTCCTGAATCTCCTCGGCCTTGTACATGGATAGAACTATTTTATCGCTGAAAAAATAGGCGCCGAAGTTCATCGCCACGGCAAAAAGAAAGGCAATGACCATTCCTTCCTGACCGCCCAACGCCATTCCTCCAAAAACCAGGAGGAGCGTCAGACCACCCAGCAATAATGTCGTTTTAAGAGTATTCATAACCTGCCAAATTTTTATTGTTTATTGCAAATAAACTCCCCCTCACAGTAAAGATAAAATCCAGGTTCTCCCTTGTCAAAGTCCCGCGGAAATTTAAAAGCCGCCAGCCAATGATAGGGCAGGAACCGGCATTAATTTTACGTACAATGGGAAGTGAAACAGGTGATTCTGAAAACAGGGGTATTTTTTCAAGGGGATGGAGATGCTTTCCGGCTCTTAAGAGTCACCGGGAGGACGAAAACGGGGAAAGGCGGGTTCTGCCCGCAGGGAAGACGGATTGGCCCCGGTCATGGGCCTGATAAATATCCCGGGCCGAAAAAGTTCGGCCCGCTTCCTCTCACTGGAGCGGGTGAGCGCTTAGACGAAAAAGGCCCGAACCATGAAGCACGGCCCATCGTGAGCAAACCCGCTCTTTTGAAAAGAGTGCCGAAGAGAAGACTCGAACTTCCACATCCTTGCGGATACATGAACCTGAATCATGCGCGTCTACCAATTCCGCCACTTCGGCATATCTCTAAACCATTACATTAGTAGGGCTTAACCTTCATCTCTCCAAAACCTAATATCTCTTATTTTCCCTCATTTTTCAGATTCAGTGCACCGAGAGTGTGCCATGGATCAATCCTTCAAGATAGAACAATATCATGGGAACTTGGAAGTTTTCTACAAGAAACAATTTGGGATAGATTCTTTGGGATAGGAGAAGACAATTAAGCTGAAGAACGAGCCAAAATATTTTGCAGGGTTTTTAGATGCCAAGAGCCTCCCCTTGCTGTTGCGATCTTTCTATCATTCAGTTCGTTAACTATCTGGCGAAGGCTGAGTTTCTTACCTCGGAAAGCGTGAATAATAGGGAGAACAGATTCAGCAAAAACATCGGCCCGTGCCATATTCGATTCCATACCTTTTCTTTGTGCAGCTTCCAGATTAGTAGGATTCCCAAGTCGTATCCCCCTCTCTTTTACCTTTCTCAATCCCTCTCGCGTTCTTTGGCTGATTAGCATGCGTTCCTTTTCAGACAAAGCCGCATACAGGTGCAATATGAAAGGGTCAACATTTGGACCAAGTTCAGCCACGATGAAGGCAACGCCACGGGACATTAGCCCTGAAATGAAAGCAACATCACGAGAGAGTCTGTCAAGCTTGGAGACCACTACAGAGCACTTGAGCCTTTTGGCGTGATCCAGGGCTTTTGCTAGTTCGGGCCGACTGTCAAGCGCATTAAGGAAGCCCTTTCCACTTTCGCACTCCTCATGCCATTCTACAATCACGAGTCCTTCTGCCTGAGCAAACCGCTCTATCGTTTCACGTTGGGCCTCTATGCCATTCCTCTTGTGTCCCTGTTCTCTGGTGGATACTCGCACGTATCCTACAGCCTGTTTCACGCTAGACTCCCTCATTCAAACTAATGTATAAAAGACTATACGACCATTTAGTATTTATGTCAACTGGAAATTTATGCTTTAAGCGGAAAGCCATGATCCCTTAGGCTATTGATATAAACAAGTGAGCAAATTATGCGATCCCCTAAGTGAGAGCCATTTCTTTTTCGAATCTTTCATACAAATTCTTTTTTAAAGGCAGTTATAATTATGGCTCATTAGGACATAAGTGATAAATCGCTAAACCTCTTAAGATTTAAACACTTAAACCCAGGAAAATTAAATGTACATTCTATAACAGCGCTAGTTCTCTGCCTTTTTTC encodes the following:
- a CDS encoding glycosyltransferase family 4 protein, giving the protein MAVHQLACALQRQGCEVHVLYSREPGEKIEPDVPYKIHWARRFNVATINLDIFSFAFALNRLMRRERFDIVHGNAEESFFASCICRRTGAVPLFTSHAPTIPAMGILRALLRPLSFLKTINPLLLRSAARRAKKIFTFSQFSKNRVLDGLGKRWQDRVEVISAGIDPSWFDVERAPTDKPELVFWGRMEDEKGIPELLQALQIVAKKIPDVKLTLVGEGHRLEAYKQQVRKLGLIPRVVMPGWRSIEYIQDLAATARIGIFPSRIETFGLSVAEALGSGLPVIATSAGALPEIVEDGVTGTLVPPQDPQALASAILTALADAGNSNRMTEQGREGARQQFSWDATARQLIAIYEQELKAV
- a CDS encoding TraR/DksA C4-type zinc finger protein; translation: MSPEERQELKREIVDEIEAQKHLIKSLEITSRPVPPDDAIGRLTRMEAISSKGVSEASLHSARTKLVKLETALGKVDHPDFGICIRGENPIPLGRIKAMPENVLCVPCAEKR
- the htpX gene encoding zinc metalloprotease HtpX, which encodes MNTLKTTLLLGGLTLLLVFGGMALGGQEGMVIAFLFAVAMNFGAYFFSDKIVLSMYKAEEIQEHDAPELFQMVRELSRRAEIPVPRVYIIPSDQPNAFATGRNPEHAAIAVTDGITRILDHDELEGVLAHEISHVKNRDILIGTIAATMAGAISMLANMAQWGMLFGGGRRDGNGGNPIFMILTMILAPIAALLVQMAISRTREYKADHTGAILTGSPEPLASALMKLERSAQRIPMHAEPATAHMFIVNPLTGKGMMALFSTHPSTEKRVEALMALKSLQRSPLA
- a CDS encoding recombinase family protein — protein: MKQAVGYVRVSTREQGHKRNGIEAQRETIERFAQAEGLVIVEWHEECESGKGFLNALDSRPELAKALDHAKRLKCSVVVSKLDRLSRDVAFISGLMSRGVAFIVAELGPNVDPFILHLYAALSEKERMLISQRTREGLRKVKERGIRLGNPTNLEAAQRKGMESNMARADVFAESVLPIIHAFRGKKLSLRQIVNELNDRKIATARGGSWHLKTLQNILARSSA